acagctccagggtcccaggttcgattccggcttgggtctgtgcggagtctgcacatcctccccgtgtctgcgtgggtttcctccgggtgctccggtttcctcccacagtccaaagatgtgcaggttaggtagattggccaagataaattgcccttagtgtccaaaattgcccttagtgttgggaggggttactgggttatggggatagggtggaggcgttgaccttgggtagggtgctctttccaagagccggtgcagacccgatgggctgaatggcctccttctgcactgtaaattctatgaaaatatctatgattcagcgactgttaagaggctagcacggcaccacaatcgattccaatgagaaactgtgTGGGATTCGCCAGATTCGCGATTGATACTCAGGAGACcgacaagctgtagccgcatatacccacttcactctccacacacaccatcctagcCAACAAGGTACCAGCAAGACACATGGACCCACAATTTACGGACTCCGAGCTGGAGACCcagctggatgcggtggaggagaggtgggccaccctgtaacctggcccaggaaggaggctgtcagTTGTCGTAGTTTGCCatacctgggtgcaggtggcagaggtggtcagagcAACGAACAACACCGTCCAGACCGGCCAGCAGTATGacaaaaaactgcatgacctcttCAAGGCGGCCAGTatcagtaggcagcactgtgcccccagcaccaacccccatcccacacacctgtgGCCCTCCTCCCACCCAGCATAGCGGCCAAATCCCTGTGCACCACGTAGGCACCCAAACAgactgccatggctgggtgccctggccactgaggccaccagctacccacctctGGGGTGCATACGCATACTGTCTAATGCTGTTCTTTTCTTTCCCGCCCCCCAGGAGAACAGCACCCACAACtgctgggagcgggagaagactggagggggaccaccggaCTTGCAACCTCTTACTGTAGTTTGAGCAGAGATATTTTGAATATGGTTAGGGAATGGGGCCGAGTCACTTCAGAACTGAGTTCCCTCAGCCCATCAACGATGTGATATGTTCACCAATTCTTCCAAGATTTATTTCATGGTCTGGGAATGATCTTAAGTTGTTTGATTCAAAGTTTGGCGTAAGATAAATATTGTGTTATTGTATGTCTGCTGTTTTCTCAATCCTCTGTATAATTTATAACTCAAAAAAGATTCAAATTTTTGCTGATTTATCAGTGTGGTGTGTTCCTATCCACTGAAATACCGAGGAGCCGACAATAAGAGTCCTATAAACAATATATTGGTCAATGTCACTGTGGGTTGGTACACTTTCTCCATTTATTCCACAGGAAACATAACATTTTCCTTAGAAAAAAAGACCAGCATTTATATATCAACTTCTGTGAAAACTGGGCATTTGACAGCTGAAGTGTTATCACTTTTGTGACGTCATACAATCCCCCTCCTTCATGTTGTGTATAATGGCTGAAAAAGAATACTCCATGTGAATGTCATTCACACTGGATCCTCCCACAATGCTTTCATTGTCTGGAACTCGGACATCACACCCATTTTCGGGGAAGGGGAGTGACCTGATGGTCAGCTGATTAGGGACAAGGTCCATCCCTTCCTTCCGTGGCTGATCTCACTATTGCATGTACCAcatactccaaagatgtgcaggttaggtggattggccatatctttttattaaaacagtaaaaaatataaacaaggccaaacggtacaaacactaattttgtcttggcgaaacagggtaccctcccctcagtaccaaatgtgcggggagggggtttggatactctgattattaaaacagttcacaacacatttctgcaaaaaacaaatggtacaagcacaaAAGTTTGGGCTGGAGAGACTAGATATCctcacctctgtaccaacagaaaggaaaggaagtgggtagtggggagggaggggaaaggagagtggtggggagggagggagttggggtgttggtggagggggatccaatagggcactgcctgaactatctacggaggcagaaaaataaaacagccttcatgctaaattgcccctcagtgtccaaaaggttaggtggggttacggggatagggtggaagattggcttaagtaggatgctctttccaagggctggtgcagactcaatgggccaaatagcttacTTCCGCATTGTTAATTATATAATTCTCACACTGAGCGGGTGTTTATTGAGTGCAATTGATAATTTAGTAAATGGGATGTCACAGCCTTTAAGGGCTCACTGAATGCTTTTCAACTCATTCAGCTTCAATTCCCAAAACAACCTCTCTGGAATGCAGGGATCAGCTCTCCAGCTAATAAGCCCACCTGCTACTTTATATTGCTATCTGTTCTGACCTTTTTAAATCGTTAACATCAAAGTTATATTTCCAAAACTAAAACTGAATGGAGCCATGAACTAAGTATTCACAACATCTCCCATCAGAAGAAAATGGAAATGTGTCACCAAGTGATATACTTTGATTTAAATAGCCTAGAATATTACAATTTACAATATGTTATAGATCTTAACAATAATTTTATCGCATGCAATACACACAATAATCATCTTCCCAGTGTCCAATCAACTTCACAAGTTCATTAGCACTCTGTTGAATCCCCTGTCCAATTCAAGATGTAAATTATGTCTTTTTGTGATGTTTTCGGAGAGTTTTCTTACAATATTTATAGTGCAAAGTTCTGTCTACAAAagaaaatttttcattctcattCACAGGTGGATTTTGAAGCTCACTCTTTTAAATAGCTGGTCCTGATTTCAGCTTTTGAACCTCATTGGTTTCCATGTCTGTAGCTTTCTCAACTTTAAACTTGACAAAGAACGTCTCCGTTAAACCCAGAGTTACATTATCTCCTTCTTCTTTAGCTGTCAGCACAgcctcattctttttttaaaataaaaaaaaattccaattaagtggcaatttaacgtggcctatccatttactctgcacatctttgggttgtgggggtcagacccacgcagacacggggagaatgtggaaactccacacggagtgacccagggctggcatCGAATCCTCAgcgccgttaggcagcagtgctaaccactgtgcgaccgtgctgtcccggcatagcctcatttctaagttcattttccAATCTCGAACATTTTAACTTATTTTTTTGGGATAACTTCAGAATGGCTTCTTTTTGTGCCAAGACTTGTTCCTTCTTTGATCAAAATCCTCTCTGGCTATTACAAGAATTTATTTTACAATTCCTTCTTTGATCTGATGGCAAATGTGTGTGCAAAGTGGTTCAGCTTCTTGCAGTTAGAGCACTGCTTTCCCCACACTAAGCTCACAATTGAATTCTCACTCCCCTGTGTGGAGCCTCTGATGGAACAGAAGGTCCGAGGACCTCAAGTAGGATTTAGCACACACCTCACCTGGGAAAGGTTTCTCCCCTGCGTGAAGGCGTTGGTGCGAACAGAGGGATGATGAGTTTGGGAAAGATTGGTCACACATGTCATGAGTGAATGGCTTTTCCCCTGGGTGAATCCGTCGATGTTTGAGCAGATCCCAGGATTCCGCAAAGGtcttgtcacacacctcacacttgaacggtttctccccagtgtgaatgtgtTGGTGTGCGCAGAGGGACGATGAGTATGAAAATGATTTATCACACACTTCGcacttgaatggtttctccccagtgtgcatACGTTGGTGCCTCTGGAGATGAGATGATTGTGAGAACGATTTTTCACACACTTCACACTTGAACGGCTTCTCCCTGGTGTGACTACGTCGGTGTTTTACCAGCGTTGATGACTGTGTGAAGGCTTCATTACACAGCTCACACttgaagggtttctcccctgtgtgcacTCTCTGGTGCCTCAAGAGATGATAGTTTTGGGAAAAAGCCATCTGACAAAATTGACACTTGAAGGGTTTCTCCCCCGTGTGAATCCTCTGGTGTATCAGGAGGGTTGACGATCTCGCGAAAGCTTTATCGCAAAACTCACAATTGAAGTGTTTCTCTCCTGTGTGGATTGTCTGATGTAACTGGAGGCTCCTTAAATTTGTGAAGACTTTATCACAAACATCACATTTGACCTCTTCTGCCcctgtgtgaatgcgctggtgttcACGGAGGTTAGTTAACGATGAGTATGATTTATCGCACACCTCGCACTtgaatggcttttccccagtgtgaatgcgttggtgtgtACGATAGGCTGATGACTGTCTGAATGATGTGTTACAAATCTCACatttgaatggtttctccccagtgtgaaggcgTTGGTGTTCACGGAGAGAGGATGGctgtgagaatgatttgtcacacacctcacaggtgaatggtttctccccagtgtgaatgcgcagATGTACACGGAGACTCCAGGACTGCGTGAATGCTTTACCACAAACCTTGCATGAAAACAGATTATCACGTTTTTGAATGCATTTGTGCACACGGAGATTTGATGACCAAGCAAAGGATTTGTCACACACCTTGcacgtgaatggcttctcccctgtgtgagtgtgtcgaTGTTGCACAAGTGTTGATAACTTTGGGAAGGCTCGATCGCACACCTCACACTTGAATGATTTCTCTTCCATCAAGTTGTCCTTTTGTTAACAGTTCTGCATTAGATGGATCTTGAATATTGCGAGAGCCAATGAGCCTGTGGAACCCTCTTCACACTCGAACAGCCTCTTGCCTGTCGGAATGAGTCAGTGGTTCATGAGGCTCGATGAATGATTGAAGCTCTCACCACACTTGGAGCCCACTCACACTTCTTCCCAGCTTCACCGCGACCAATCACCCACAGCCGGACCTTCAGAAAGGTTGGTTTTCATGGAATGTTCCACACCACTGAGCAGTTTCAGATCTGATAATATGTCAATGTTCCCCTGACCCAATCGATTTAAGATGATGGTTTCACTGTCCAACCGTCTCTGTGTTGAGCTTAAGTAGTGTGACTCATCTTGTTTAGCTGaattctgtataaaagacagacacaaAGTGCACTCAGTAAACTTTGCGCACGTGAAGGAGACAcaccctgagtgagtgagacacagccagagtggaaATTGGGCAGTGTGGTCATTAAAGAGGTAAGTTGTGAAATCAAAATCTTCAAAACTGTTTTTCAGTTTCTCAGCTGAGTCACTGAGTCAGTGTCTGATTCAGTATGAATCtgaagtaaggcctttgacaaggtccctcatggtagactggtacaaaaggtcacacaggatcagaggtgagctggcaagatggatacagaactggctaggtcatagaaaacagagagtagcaatggaagggtgcttttctgattagagggttgtgacaagtggtgttccgcagggatcagtgttgggacttttgctgttcgtagtatatataaatgatttggaggaaaatgtaactggtctcatTCGTAactttgcggacgacacaaaggttggtgggattgcagatagcgatgaggattgtcagaggatacagcaggatttagattgtttggagacttgggcggagagatggcagatggagtttaatccggacaaatgtgaggtaatgcattttggaaggtttaatgcaggtagggaatatacagtgaatggtagaacccgcaggagcattgaaagtcagagagatctaggtccacaggtcactgaaaggggcaacagaggTAGAgacggtagtcaagaaggcatacggcatgcttgccttcattggctggggcattgagtatagaaattggcaagtcatgttgcagttgtacagaaccttagttaggccacacttggagtacagtgttcaagtgtggtcaccacacaaccagaaagatgtggaggttttagagggggtgcagaagagatttatcaggatgttgcctggtatggagggcattagctatgaggagaggttgaataaacttggtttgttctcactggaacgaagaagattgaggggcgacctgattgaggtctacaaaattatgaggagcgtagaacagagtggatggtcagaggttttttttcccagggtcgaggggtcaattactagggggcataggtttaaggtgcgaggggcaaggtttagaggagatgtacgaggcaagttttttttacacagagggtagtgggtgcctggaactcgctgccggagcagATGGTGgagcaaggacgatagtgacgtttaaggggcatcttgacaaatacatgaataggatgggaatagagggatacggacccaggaagtgtgggagattttagtttagatgggcagcatggtcggcacaggcttggagggccgaagggcaggtactctttcctggggtgaaggggtcagtcactcggaggcataggtttacggtccgtggggcaaagtttagaggagatgtgtgagccgttttttttttacacaaggtGGTGAGCGCCTGGAACGCGGTGTCAGGAGAGGTTGcggaacaaaaaaagagtggctaaggtcctttagaggatgagaagggagtattaataatgggagatgaggaaatggctgaggaactgaacaggttttttgggtcggtcttcacagtggaagacacaaataacatgccagcgactgatagaaatgaggctatgataggtgaggaccttgagaggattgttatcgctaaggaggtagtgacgggaaaactaatggggctaaaggtagaaagtctcctggccctgatggaatgcatcccagagtgctaaaagagatggctagggaaattgcagatgcactagtgataatttaccgaaattcactagactctggggtggtcccggtggattggaaattagcaaacgtgacgccactgtttaaaaaaggaggtaggcagaaagcaggaaattataggccagtgagtttaacttcggtaatagggaagatgctggaatctatcatcaaggaagaaattgcgaggcatcaggatagaaattgtcccattgggcagacgcagcatgggttattttctcgtaggttccattacatactgttctaggaaactatcgcggatacattctataaactcctcctcaaggttgccttggttGAGACCTGgttaaattgtcccattgggcagacgcagcatgggttcataaagggcaggtcgtgcctaactaatttagtggaattttttgaggacattaccagtgcagtagataacggggagccaatggatgtggtatatctggatttccagaaagcctttgacaaggtgccacacaaaaggttgctgcataagataaagatgcatggcattaagggtaaagtagtagcatggatagaggattggttaattaatagaaagcaaagagtggggattaatgggtgtttgtctggttggcaatcagtagctagtggtgtccctcagggatctgtgttgggcccacaattgttcacaatttacatagatgatttggagttggggaccaagggcaatgtgtccaagtttgcagatgacactaagatgagtggtaaagcgaaaagtgcagaggatactggaagtctgcagagggatttggataggttcagtgaatgggctcgggtctggcagatggaatacaatgttgacaaatgtgaggttatccattttggtaggaataacagcaaacgggattattatttaaacaataaaatattaaagcatgccgctgtgcagagagacctgggtgtgctagtgcatgagtcacagaaagttggtttgcaggtgcaacaggtgattaagaaggcaaatggaattttgtccttcattgctagagggatggagtttaagactagggaggttatgttgcaattgtataaggtgttagtgaggccacactaactattgtgttcagttttggtctccttacttgaaaaaggacgtactggcgctggagggtgtgcagaggagattcacgaggttaatcccagagctgaaggggttggattacgaggagaggttgagtagactgggactgtactcgttggaatttagaaggatgaggggggatcttatagaaacatataaaattatgtagggaatagataggatagatgtggacaATTCACTATGAGATTATGTCATGCTGGTGAAGACCAGTTTTACCCTTGgagaatgggcgcgattctccggcctcattgcgctctcgctcgagcgaaacgaggccggcgGATGGcaggagaggccgaaaatgagaacTGTGCCAGACGCCAAATCATAATCCCGCCATAGCGCGGTGAGAATCATCACCGCTTAAGCCCtatttctatacaattaacgTGAGTGACCCCATATCCGACGGCCTCCCGTGCTTCAGCAGCCTCCCAagttggcgccgattagtactcccttttaaaaaggtgaacctggtggaagggcttctgtgggaagccgaggaggtgagtagccatctttgatcACAAGCCTTCGGGCAttgggcttgctgccccagtgcttggtggggggtggatcAACATGGGAAAGTGGGTGGGGGGCAGCTGCGCGtggcatcaccatgccaacccctgattcatgtacccattccaggggcatcCCTTGTTCTTGCCCGTCTGCgcaaccgaccacccataacccccactgacggaggaggcctctggccgtgcggggGAAGGTAATAGGGAAtttgcaatcgtggttaagtgagcgctTCACACAACCCCAAGTGGATTCTGTGGGTAGACATGTGTGAGTAATGTAGCATGTGAAAGTCATTGCCGATCATTCCAATCACACTGTGATGACTGGACACTGTGCCTCAACCATGCGGGCAGCAACACCacaaacgcagcagccaacatcttaaCATCCAGGTGATGgtacacagctctggggacacgtCCATGGTCAGAAGGTGGGCGAGTTTAACGGGGAGAAGGACCAGCATCCAGTCCAGTTATGTCCAAGTGTCTGGATGCCGGGTCTGGTGAGGGGGCCCgatgggggaagggagaatcccagggTGGGAGTTACCGCTGTTTGTCAGtgtaacaccctctcccaattccttacagatattgaatggtaTGGACAGTATATTGGACCTCTCAGAACAGGCTCTAGTGGTGCTACTGGTAGGCCAGGTGGCCAGACACCgtagacagcagcagcagcagcgtatGTAGATGCTAGAGGTGGCAGCCCATGTGCTggacccaccccacaccagagGAGCCGGCCACCCTTCAGGCCagagagggacccagagggggggtcCGCGaaagcccagggtgtacaggcgtcacTGGTCCTTTGAACAAATGACGGGCAgcttgtgccgcaggaggctccgcctcaacaaggagacggtgcaacacctgtgtcatgtccttgtggacttggcaccacatggaggaggacacccgatggccctcaaggtcactgcagccctgaacctttatgccttgGGATCATTCCAAGGCTCGAGGGggaacctgtgtggcatctcgcaggccacagTCCACAGGTACATTCGACAGGTTACCTGGATGCCTGTTTCCCGGGTGGaaaactatatcaactttgacatagaccaagcccaacaagatgcccgggcagcaggattttccaccaCCGCCGGGATGCCCctggtccaggggctgatagactgTGTGTATGTCACCTTGCACTCACTGGGCCAGctgggagtgccctacgttaACAGGAAGGGTTTCAACTCCCTGAACATGCAGCTCGTGTGTGACTATCACATGAAGATCATACACGCgtgcattattattgtcacaagtaggcttacattatcactacaattaagttactgtgaaaagcccccagtcgccacattccagtgcctgttcgggtaaacagagagaattcagaagtctaattcacccaacagcacgtctttcaggacttgtgggaggaaaccggataaaccgggaggaaactcacgcagacacagggagaacatgcagactctgcacagacagtgacccaagtcgggaattgaaccttggaccctggcgctgtgaagcaacagtgcaaaccactgtgctgccatgtcgCCACCAgagagtgtgcacaacagctaaatcctggggcagtcagacatccacCGGCCTCTCCGAGGATGGGTGGATGGCTCTTGGTGGAATTAAGtggtacccactgaggacctggctaatgacgccagtacgcaGGCCGGAGacctgatacaatgaggcccGTCTCATTGcatggtgcatcggactgctcaaaatgcaattCCGATGCTTCGACTGCTCCTGCGGTGCCCTGCAATACACCGCCCGGAGGGCTGTCTGCTTTTTGGTGGTctgtgtgtcctccacaacctggcacagcacaAGGGCGGTGTGCTGGaggttggggatgaggaacatgtgctCATCAAGAAGGAGTACGAGGATAAAGAGGAGCCGTCGGACCAGCTAGAGGACGATCCCGGAAATTCCcggaggaccagccggaggctgcaggacaggcgtcCGGCAAGCCCTTAGGCCAGGGTGGTCTTCACAGTCACCCACTTCACAAAGGACATGGCTTGTCCATCACCCTTACccaccactccactcccccccccccccccaaagggtctgtgtcacatcactccagggtgctgggactgtgttggcactgtcagtgggtcactgtcggcggcagggggtgatgataacccgcataGAGCTTAGCGCCGATCCTCAATCTATggcagtctgacccctgcctgtctgctgagaaCTCACTCACAGccggggtgccggggagggggaggtgcctggagagatttgccaagggttcggaggtcagccctcATTGCGGACGAAAGTGACAGAGGTGTCATAGTGATTGTGGccaagggtgtttaatgtgtcaCCGGTGTCTAATAATGTCCCGCTCTCCCAATGCTGCAGCTCCATtctccccaccacaccctcacccagcaacccccacctcctacctatccccccaccaccctcttccccctcacccAGTGCACtaagtgatcctcaacgtgcttaacTTTACTTGCTGTGCCGC
The window above is part of the Scyliorhinus canicula chromosome 9, sScyCan1.1, whole genome shotgun sequence genome. Proteins encoded here:
- the LOC119971544 gene encoding zinc finger protein 271-like, whose translation is MEEKSFKCEVCDRAFPKLSTLVQHRHTHTGEKPFTCKVCDKSFAWSSNLRVHKCIQKRDNLFSCKVCGKAFTQSWSLRVHLRIHTGEKPFTCEVCDKSFSQPSSLREHQRLHTGEKPFKCEICNTSFRQSSAYRTHQRIHTGEKPFKCEVCDKSYSSLTNLREHQRIHTGAEEVKCDVCDKVFTNLRSLQLHQTIHTGEKHFNCEFCDKAFARSSTLLIHQRIHTGEKPFKCQFCQMAFSQNYHLLRHQRVHTGEKPFKCELCNEAFTQSSTLVKHRRSHTREKPFKCEVCEKSFSQSSHLQRHQRMHTGEKPFKCEVCDKSFSYSSSLCAHQHIHTGEKPFKCEVCDKTFAESWDLLKHRRIHPGEKPFTHDMCDQSFPNSSSLCSHQRLHAGEKPFPGEVCAKSYLRSSDLLFHQRLHTGE